Part of the Crossiella cryophila genome, CCGGCCTGCACCAGCGCGCTGGCGCCGCCGCAGAGCACCGCCTGCTCACCGAAGAGGTCGGTCTCGGTCTCCTCGGTGAAGGTGGTCTTGATGACGCCCGCCCGGCTGCCGCCGATGGCCTTGGCGTAGGAGAGCGCGAGCGCCTGGGCGGTGCCGGTGGCGTCCTGCTCGATCGCGATCAGGCAGGGCACGCCCTTGCCGTCGACGAACTGGCGGCGGACCAGGTGGCCGGGGCCCTTCGGCGCGACCATGGCGACGTCCACATTGGACGGCGGGGTGATCAGGCCGTAGCGGATGTTGAAGCCGTGCCCGAAGAAGATCGCGTCGCCGTCGTTGAGGTTGGGCGCGATGTCCTTGGCGTAGATGTGCCGCTGCGCGGTGTCCGGCGCCAGGATCATGATCAGGTCCGCCTCGGCGGATGCCTCGGCGGGGGTGAGGACGCGCAGGCCCTCCTCCTCGGCCTTGGCCCGGGACTTGCTGGTCTCCGGCAGGCCGATGCGGACGTCCACGCCCGAGTCGCGCAGGCTCAGCGCGTGCGCGTGGCCCTGGCTGCCGTAGCCGATCACCGCGACCTTGCGCCCCTGGATCACGCTGATGTCGGCGTCGTCGTCGTAGAAGATCTCGACACTCATTGCTCTTGCTTCTCCTGTCGTGCGTTATCTCAACGGACCGCGGTCGCGGTGATGGAACGGGCGCCCCTGCCGATGGCCACCATGCCGGACTGGACCATCTCCCTGATGCCGTAGGGCTCCAGCATGCGCAGCAGGGCGTCGAGCTTGTCGGTGGTGCCGGTGGCCTCGATGGTCAGTGCCTCCGGCGAGGCGTCGACCACCTTGGCGCGGAAGAGCTGCACGGTCTCCAGCACCTGGCTGCGCACGGTGGCATCAGCCCGCACCTTGACCAGCAGCAGTTCCCGGCGCACCGAGATGGCCTGGTCCAGCTCGACGATCTTGATGACGTTCACGAGCTTGTTGAGCTGCTTGGTGACCTGCTCCAGCGGCAGCAGCTCCACGGCGACCACGATGGTCATCCGGGACACCTCGGGGTTCTCGGTCGGGCCGACCGCGAGGCTCTCGATGTTGAAGCCCCGCCGGGAGAACAGTCCGGCCACCCTGGCGAGCACACCGGGCTTGTTCTCCACCAGCACGCTCAGCGTGTGCCGAGTCATCGCCTCACACCTCGTCTTCGTCGAACAGCGGGCGGATGCCGCGCGCGGCCATGATCTCGTCGTTGCCGGTGCCCGCGGCCACCATCGGCCACACCTGCGCGTCCTTGCCCACCACGAAATCGATCACGACCGGGCGGTCGTTGATCTCCATCGCCTGCTGGATGACCGAGTCGACCTCGTCCTTGGTCTCCGCGCGCAGACCGGCGCAGCCCAGGGCCTCGCCCAGCAGCACGAAGTCCGGGATGCGGTGCTTGTGCGTGCCGAGGTCGGTGTTGGAGTAGCGCTCGGAGTAGAAGAGGTTCTGCCACTGCCGGACCATGCCCAGGTTGCCGTTGTTCATCACCGCGACCTTGATCGGGATGCCCTCGATCGCGCAGGTGGCCAGTTCCTGGTTGGTCATCTGGAAGCAGCCGTCGCCGTCGATGGCCCACACCGCGGTGTCCGGCAGGCCCGCCTTGGCGCCCATGGCCGCCGGGACGGCGAAGCCCATGGTGCCGAGGCCGCCGGAGTTGATCCAGGTGGCGGGCTTCTCGTACTTGACGAACTGGGCGGCCCACATCTGGTGCTGGCCGACGCCCGCGGTGTAGACCGCGTCCGGCCCGACCAGCGCGCCGATCCGCTCGATGCAGTACTGCGGGGACAGCGAACCGTCGGAGGGCCAGTCATAACCCAGCGGGAACGAGCCGCGGATGTCGTTGAGCATGGTCCACCAGGCGGAGATGTCCGCCCTGGTGCCGCCGTCGTACTCGGCGCGCACGGCCGGGACCAGGTCGGCGATGATGTCCTTCACATCGCCCACGATCGGCACATCGGCCTTGCGGTTCTTGGAGATCTCGGCCGGGTCGATGTCGGCGTGGATGACCTGCGCGTCCGGCGCGAAGGTGCCCAGCTGGCCGGTGACCCGGTCGTCGAAGCGCGCGCCCAGGGTGATCAGCAGGTCCGAGCGCTGCAGCGCGGCCACCGCGGCCACCGTGCCGTGCATGCCCGGCATGCCCAGGTGCGAGCGGTGCGAGTCGGGGAAGGCGCCGCGGGCCATCAGCGTGGTGACCACCGGGATGCCGGTCAGCTCGGCCAGGTCCAGCAGTTCGGCGCTGGCCCGGCCGCGGACCACGCCGCCGCCGACGTAGAGCACCGGGCGCTTGGCCGCGGCGATCAGCTTGGCCGCCTCACGCACCTGCTTGCCGTGCGGTTTGGTGGTCGGCCGGTAGCCGGGCAGCCGCATCTCCGGCGGCCAGGTGAAGGAGGTGGTGGCCTGCAGGATGTCCTTGGGCAGGTCGACCAGGACCGGGCCGGGCCTGCCGGTGCTGGCGATGTGGAATGCCTCGGCGATCGCGCGCGGGATGTCCGCGGCCTCGGTCACCAGGATGTTGTGCTTGGTGATCGGCATGGTGATGCCGCAGATGTCGGCTTCCTGGAAGGCATCCGTGCCGATGGAGG contains:
- the ilvC gene encoding ketol-acid reductoisomerase, which translates into the protein MSVEIFYDDDADISVIQGRKVAVIGYGSQGHAHALSLRDSGVDVRIGLPETSKSRAKAEEEGLRVLTPAEASAEADLIMILAPDTAQRHIYAKDIAPNLNDGDAIFFGHGFNIRYGLITPPSNVDVAMVAPKGPGHLVRRQFVDGKGVPCLIAIEQDATGTAQALALSYAKAIGGSRAGVIKTTFTEETETDLFGEQAVLCGGASALVQAGFEVLTEAGYAPEVAYFECLHELKLIVDLMYEGGIARMRYSISDTAEFGDLTRGPRVITAAVKEEMKKILTEVQDGTFAREWVAEDDNGRANYRKLQQEGEAHPIEETGKKLRALMSWVDRPITETA
- the ilvN gene encoding acetolactate synthase small subunit, whose amino-acid sequence is MTRHTLSVLVENKPGVLARVAGLFSRRGFNIESLAVGPTENPEVSRMTIVVAVELLPLEQVTKQLNKLVNVIKIVELDQAISVRRELLLVKVRADATVRSQVLETVQLFRAKVVDASPEALTIEATGTTDKLDALLRMLEPYGIREMVQSGMVAIGRGARSITATAVR
- a CDS encoding acetolactate synthase large subunit, translated to MTQVRPTPPPPPSQGARPRPTPPAGAPVRVTGAQSLVRSLESVGCEIVFGIPGGAILPAYDPLLDSTKVRHILVRHEQGAGHAASGYAHATGRVGVCMATSGPGATNLVTPIADAYMDSIPMVAITGQVARSSIGTDAFQEADICGITMPITKHNILVTEAADIPRAIAEAFHIASTGRPGPVLVDLPKDILQATTSFTWPPEMRLPGYRPTTKPHGKQVREAAKLIAAAKRPVLYVGGGVVRGRASAELLDLAELTGIPVVTTLMARGAFPDSHRSHLGMPGMHGTVAAVAALQRSDLLITLGARFDDRVTGQLGTFAPDAQVIHADIDPAEISKNRKADVPIVGDVKDIIADLVPAVRAEYDGGTRADISAWWTMLNDIRGSFPLGYDWPSDGSLSPQYCIERIGALVGPDAVYTAGVGQHQMWAAQFVKYEKPATWINSGGLGTMGFAVPAAMGAKAGLPDTAVWAIDGDGCFQMTNQELATCAIEGIPIKVAVMNNGNLGMVRQWQNLFYSERYSNTDLGTHKHRIPDFVLLGEALGCAGLRAETKDEVDSVIQQAMEINDRPVVIDFVVGKDAQVWPMVAAGTGNDEIMAARGIRPLFDEDEV